CGGTGATTTATCTGTTCTTCAGTTCTGTCTTATCTCACTTGCAGGAGAAGCTGGAACGGAAATTTGCGGGCACGACAAGTAAGGAGAAGGTCAGTGATAACGCTCTCCAGCATTGATAAACGTTTTGACGACAACCGTGTCCTGCGGGATATCAATTTAACAATTGAAGAAGGCACGGTGACCACGTTAATCGGCCCTTCCGGCAGCGGTAAAAGCACGCTATTGCGCTGTATTAACCTGCTGGAAATTCCGCAATCGGGTGAATTAACTATCGGTACTGAGCGCATCACGTTTACGCCGAATGGGCGCATTAAGGGCCATGATATCCGCCGCATTAGCCGCCAGACGGGGATGGTGTTTCAAAACTTTGCGCTGTTTCCGCATATGACCGCTCTCGACAACATCACTGAAGGGCTTGTGACGGTGCATAAATGGGATCGCAACCACGCCCGCAAGCGCGGTGAAGCGCTGCTGGAGAAAGTCGGCATGTTGCACAAGCGCCATGCGCTGCCCAATACGCTTTCTGGCGGCCAGCAACAGCGTGTGGCGATTGCCCGCGCGCTTGCGCCCTCTCCCGCCGTGTTGTTGTGTGATGAGCCAACCTCGGCCCTCGACCCGGAGTTGTCCGGCGAAGTGGTGGCGGTCCTGCGCCAACTCGCGCAGGAAGGGACCACCATGATTATGGCCACGCACGATTTGCGCTTAGCGGCGAATATTGCCAGCCAGGTGGTGTTCCTCGAAGCCGGGGAAATCGTCGAAGCCGGGAGCGCCAGACAACTTTTTTTGGATGCGAAGAAACCCCGGACCGCGGAGTTTATCGCCTCTTTAAGCACTGCGCTCCCGGATATCGGGGCGAATCAATAACACTCATTACGGGGTAACACACATGAAGGCACTCGCAACACTCATTATTGCCGGGGTTATGCAGCTTGGTTTTGCTCACGCGGCGCTGGCACAGGATGACCTGGCAAAAATTCAGTCCGCAGGCGTGCTGAAAATCGGCACCGAAGGCACTTATCCGCCGTTCACCTTCCATAACGCCTCCGGCAAACTGGAAGGGTTTGATGTCGAAATCGGCCAGGAGGTTGCTAAGCGTTTGAAAGTCAACGCACAGTTCGTTGAAGGCAAATGGGATGGGCTAATTGCGGGTATCGATGCGAAGCGTTATGACGCGGTGATTAACCAGGTCGGCATTACGCCGGAACGCCAGAAGAAATATGACTTCTCCGAGCCGTACATCGCATCAAAAGCGGTGCTGATTGTGAACAGCAAAAACAGCGACATTACGCGTTTCGAAGATTTGAAAGGCAAGAAATCTGCCCATTCGCTGACCAGTAACTTTGCGCAGATCGCCCGTAATTACGGCGCGGAGATCGTGCCGACCGACGGCTTCAATCAGTCTGTAGATTTGGTGGTCCAGGGGCGTGCTGACGCGACCATCAACGACAACCTGTCGTTCCTCGATTTCAAAAAACACAAGCCTGACGCACCGGTGAAAATTGTCGCGACGCAGTCCGATGCAGATAAATCCGGCGTGCTTATCCGCAAAGGCAACCCGGAACTGAAAGCAGCGATTGATAAAGCGCTGGAAGAGATCAAAGCTGACGGCACTTACGAACGCATTTCACAGAAATACTTCGGGGCAGATGTGTCGAAATAAGATGTTAATGATGTAACAAAACGAAACCGTAATTTCACTTCGGAATTACGGTTTTTTCGTATAATCACGCGGCTGTAAGATTAGATGTGCACTCTTTTCGCGTACTTACGTGCTTTGATGGTTCGGACATGCCAGAGAAGCATGAGGTGACTTGCCACATTTAACGTCTTCGGAGTGATTATGGATTACAAGCTTTATACCGCCGTGTTGATTCTCGCTGCTGCGAGTGTGTCCGCCACGGCGGCTGCAACAGCCGATAATTCCCCTGGAAAGCTGGTGAATGAACGTTTGTCCTGGATGAAAGATGTCGCCGGGTATAAAGCACAGCATCACCAGGCCATTGAGGATCTGAACCAAGAAAAGAAGGTGCTGGAGAGCGCGACTGCGGATGCTGAGTCGCTGGGGTTAAAAGGCGAGAGCGTAAAGCCCTTTATCCAGGCGCAAATGGACGCCGCAAAGGCTATTCAGTACCGATATCGTGCCGACTGGCTGGCCGCGCCGGAACCCGACTGGCAGCCTCGCCCGCTTCCTGAAGCGCGGGCGCAAATCGGCCAACTCAGCGACCGTATTCTGCAAAGTGTGGCGGCACGGTTAACGTCCGGGCAGCCTCTGACGGAACAAGACCGAGAGACGTTTATGAAAGCCGTGCAGCAGAAGAATTTACATGAGCAGGATAAGCAGCGGATCTGGGAGACGATGAAAGGGATTGCGTTGAAGGATTAAGTAAAAACCCCGCCGGAAAGCGGGGTTTTACGTTTTCTGTTAGCGAAACTCAGAACGGGATATCGTCGTCGAAGTCCATCGGCGGTTCGTTAGACGGTGCCGGTGCGGATTGCTGCTGCGGACGAGACTGCGCGCCGCCGCTGAACTGGTTGTTATTGCCGCCCTGCGGCTGCTGAGGCTGACCCCAACCGCCCTGTTGCTGGCCGCCGCCAGCCGGTGCGCCGCCGCCCTGGCGACCGCCCAACATCTGCATGGTACCGCCAACGTTCACCACCACTTCGGTGGTGTATTTTTCCTGACCGGACTGATCGGTCCATTTGCGGGTACGCAACTGGCCTTCGATATAAACCTGAGAGCCCTTACGCAGATATTCACCGGCCACTTCGGCCAGCTTGCCAAACAGCACAACGCGGTGCCATTCAGTCTGCTCTTTTGTCTCACCGGTCTGCTTATCACGCCAGGATTCGGAAGTAGCCAGCGTAATGTTGGCAACTGCGCCACCACTCGGCATATAGCGTACTTCCGGGTCCTGGCCCAGATTACCGACGAGAATCACCTTGTTTACGCCTCTGCTGGCCATGATCGTGTCTCCTGAAAACGTTTCTTAGTAGTGTAAACACGCGAGTGTACCATTTCCATGTAGCATTTTGATAGCTGCGAAGCGTGTTCCAAAGATCTCTCGCGGACTGCGCATTTTGACATACCTGCGCGGAAGATGCATTCAGATACTGTATATTCATTCAGGTTAAATTGTGTCATAATTAGCCGTTTGTGACCGCCGGTTGTCCTTCAAACACACCAGGCAAAACGTGTTCCTCCGGGTAAAAGGTGAATGGATTGGATAAGATAGAAGTACGGGGCGCGCGCACCCATAATCTCAAAAACATCAACCTCGTCATCCCTCGCGACAAACTGATTGTTGTCACCGGGCTGTCGGGATCGGGCAAATCCTCGTTGGCTTTCGATACGCTCTATGCTGAAGGGCAGCGTCGCTACGTGGAGTCCCTCTCTGCTTATGCCCGTCAGTTTCTGTCGCTGATGGAAAAACCGGACGTTGACCATATTGAAGGTCTGTCGCCCGCTATCTCCATTGAGCAAAAGTCGACCTCGCACAACCCGCGTTCAACCGTTGGCACCATAACCGAGATCCATGATTACCTGCGTCTGCTGTATGCGCGCGTGGGTGAACCGCGTTGCCCGGATCACGGCGTTCCACTGGCGGCACAAACTGTCAGCCAGATGGTGGATAACGTGCTGTCGCAGCCGGAAGGCAAGCGCCTGATGCTGCTGGCACCGGTCATCAAAGAGCGTAAAGGCGAACATACTAAAACCCTGGAAAACCTGGCAAGCCAGGGGTATATCCGCGCTCGTATCGATGGCGAAGTTTGCGATCTGTCCGATCCGCCAAGTCTCGAACTGCAAAAGAAACACACCATTGAAGTGGTGATTGACCGCTTCAAAGTCCGTAACGATCTGGCCCAGCGGCTGGCGGAATCTTTTGAAACCGCGCTGGAACTCTCCGGCGGTACGGCGATCGTTGCCGATATGGACGAGCCTGACACCGAAGAGCTGCTATTCTCGGCGAACTTTGCCTGCCCGATTTGCGGCTACAGCATGCGCGAGCTGGAACCGCGCCTGTTCTCGTTTAACAACCCGGCGGGCGCATGCCCGACCTGTGATGGTCTGGGCGTACAGCAATATTTCGATCCCGATCGCGTCATCCAGAACCCGGAGCTGTCGCTGGCCGGTGGCGCAATCCGCGGCTGGGATCGCCGTAACTTCTACTATTTCCAGATGCTGAAATCGCTGGCCGATCACTACAAATTTGACGTCGAAGCGCCGTGGGAAAGCCTCAACGCTAACGTGCAGAAAGTGATCCTGTTCGGCTCAGGAAAAGAGTCTATTGAGTTCAAATATATGAACGATCGCGGCGACACTTCCGTGCGCCGTCACCCGTTCGAAGGCGTGCTGCACAATATGGAGCGCCGCTACAAAGAGACAGAATCGAGCGCCGTGCGCGAAGAGCTGGCGAAGTTCATCAGCAACCGTCCATGCGCGACCTGTGAAGGAACGCGCCTGCGTCGCGAAGCGCGCCATGTTTTTGTAGAAGATACGCCGCTGCCGACCATTTCCGATATGAGCATCGGCCATGCGATGGACTTCTTCAACAACCTGAAACTTTCCGGTCAGCGCGCAAAAATCGCTGAAAAGGTGCTCAAAGAGATTGGCGATCGTCTGAAATTCCTCGTCAATGTCGGTCTGAACTACCTGACGCTTTCCCGCTCGGCAGAAACCCTTTCCGGCGGCGAAGCGCAGCGTATTCGCCTGGCAAGCCAGATTGGCGCAGGCCTGGTGGGCGTGATGTACGTGCTGGATGAGCCGTCCATCGGTCTGCATCAGCGCGACAACGAGCGCCTGCTGGGTACGCTTGTCCATCTGCGCAATCTCGGTAACACGGTGATTGTCGTTGAGCACGACGAAGATGCCATTCGCGCGGCAGACCACGTGATCGATATCGGCCCTGGCGCGGGCGTGCACGGCGGCCAGGTGGTAGCAGAAGGCCCGCTGGAGGCGATCATGGCGGTGCCGGAATCCCTTACCGGCCAGTACATGAGCGGCAAGCGTAAAATCGAGGTGCCGAAAGCGCGCGTAAAAGCCGATCCGCAAAAAGTGCTGAAACTGACTGGCGCGCGCGGCAACAACCTGAAAGACGTGACGCTGACGCTGCCGGTGGGTCTGTTCACCTGCATCACCGGCGTTTCCGGTTCCGGGAAATCGACGCTGATCAACGACACGCTGTTCCCTATCGCCCAGCGTCAGTTGAACGGTGCGACCATCGCTGAACCTGCGCCATACCGTGAGGTTCACGGGCTGGAGCATTTCGATAAAGTGATTGATATCGACCAAAGCCCGATCGGCCGTACGCCGCGCTCCAACCCGGCAACCTACACCGGCGTCTTTACACCGGTGCGCGAGCTGTTCGCGGGCGTGCCGGAATCCCGTTCACGCGGCTACACGCCGGGGCGTTTTAGCTTTAACGTGCGCGGCGGGCGCTGTGAAGCCTGCCAGGGCGACGGCGTTATCAAAGTCGAAATGCACTTTCTGCCGGACATTTATGTGCCGTGCGACCAGTGCAAAGGCAAGCGCTATAACCGCGAAACGCTGGAGATCAAATACAAAGGCAAGACCATCCACGAAGTGCTGGATATGACTATCGAAGAAGCGCGTGAGTTCTTTGATGCCGTCCCGGCGCTGGCGCGTAAGCTGCAAACGCTGATGGATGTCGGTCTGACCTATATTCGTCTCGGCCAGTCGGCGACGACGCTTTCCGGTGGTGAAGCCCAGCGCGTGAAGCTGGCGCGCGAGCTGTCGAAACGCGGCACCGGGCAGACGCTCTATATTCTCGACGAACCGACCACCGGCCTGCACTTTGCCGATATTCAGCAGTTGCTGGATGTGCTGCATCAGTTGCGGGATCAGGGCAACACTATTGTGGTGATTGAGCACAACCTGGACGTGATTAAAACCGCGGACTGGATTGTCGATCTCGGCCCGGAAGGTGGCAGCGGCGGTGGGGAAATTCTGGTCTCTGGTACGCCGGAAACCGTCGCCGAATGCGAAGCGTCGCACACGGCGCGATTCCTGAAACCGATGCTGAAATAGTCAAACTGAAAGCTGTTGCCGGACATTCTCCGGCAACAGCTCAATTGCCTGCTGGTATGAGACATCGACCAGAGAGTAGATCTGCGAATCCAGCAACGAACCGTCAAGGTAAACCGTGCTCCAGTGCGCTTTGTTTAAATGGCGACTGGGGCGCACATCTTTATGCTGCTCACGCAAAAGCTCCGCCAGCTCCGGGCTGGTTTTCAGCGACGCCGCCGGGCGGCCTTCCACCTCTTTCACCATCGCGAACAGTACATCCGCAACTTTTATTTGCGTGGCTTTCCAGTCGCTGTGAACGCTCTGTTCAGCGCCAGGTTTCGCCATGCAATACTGTAACAACTCCGAAATTGTCATCGTTTATTCCCCTTGTAGTGTCGCGATAATCCTCCGCGAACCGCCGTGGATGCGATGCTCTCCCAGCCAAATCCCCTGCCATGTGCCAAGCAACACGCGCCCGTTCTGCACAGGTAACAGCAGTGAAACGCCAAGGGTTGAGGATTTGATATGCGACGGCATATCATCCGGCCCTTCATAATCATGCTCATACGGTGCGTTGTCCGGCACGGCGTTTAAAAAGTGGCGCTCCATATCGTGGCGCACGGTGGGATCGCAATTTTCATTCAGGGTGAGAGAAGCGGAAGTGTGCTGAAGCAGCAGGTGTAACAAACCGGTTTTTACGCCCGACAGCGCGTGAATTTGCCCGAGAACCTCATCTGTGACCAGATGAAACCCGCGCGATTTTTCGCTAAGCGTAAGCGTTTGTTGATGCCACATTTGCTGCTCCTTTTGGAAAATGAATCCCTGTAAGTGTGCAGCATGTCGCCAAAAGGGGAAACCCGACCGCCCGATTTAGTTTAAAAAAGCGGCAAAACATTAATACTCTGAATCGACAATCACTTCTTCACCCAGCGCGCCCGCCTGCGGCAAAGGCCGGTAAGTCGAATTGGAGGCGCGCAGCACGCGAACAGGCCGGGCTTCGCTTTCGCGAGCGGCGGAGATGTCGCTGTCTGAATCACCGTAAAAAACGCGGATCTGCTTCGCCTTCAGCCATTGGGTTTTCGTGTTCTGGCCTGGCTTGACGCCAGCGAAAATAACCGGGGTCATATTGACGGCAGGAATAAGGAAATCATCCTGGAGGGTTTTCGTTACGGTTTCTGTTTTGGTCGGGCTTCGCCCGGTGATGAAAAACAGCGTATCGCCACGCTTCACGTGCATAGCTATTAACTGGCGTGCCACCTCTTTCGGGATACTGAATTCATCCCAGCCGTTATTCATTTTTTCCCAGAACGCCGGGTTGTGCAGGTAATCGTCACTGTCGGGAGACCAGGTTTTCTTCCCACGCCAGAAGCCGGGGCTGGAGAAAAGCACCGTGTCGTCGATATCAAATCCCACCGCCATTGGCGGGCGCTCAAGCAGTGAGCGTTCGATTTGTGCCACGGAAACCCAGTGAATCGGTGCCTGTTCGGCCAGTTTTGCAACGTTAGTTCCATCAGAGACGGGGCCAGGCGCAGAGGCATACACAGCAACACTACTAATGGCCATCCATAAGCAGGCAGCGCCAAAGGCGCGCGTGAGCTTTCGCATATTTATCCCTAAATTATCAGTTTGTTATATTTTATAAATGGTGCGAATGGTCAAAATCTTACCAGACCATAACCCCAGCGGCGGGTTAAAAAAAGGGATTTCTGTGGAATATCCATAGATTAAGAGAATACAGAGGAAGGTGATCCCCTGCAAAAGCGCAGAGGATCGGGTAATCAATGAACAAGATAAGTAAGTACTTACATAACAGCGGCGAATGCTTGCGCCACACGATGCACGTTACGGCTATTCAGCCCAGCCACGCACATGCGGCCGCTTGAAAGCAGATAAATGCCAAACTCTTCGCGTAAACGATCAACCTGGGCCGCACTCAGGCCGGTGTAGCTAAACATGCCGCGCTGCCTGATCAGGTAATCAAAATTACCACCCGGAATTGCCTCTTTCAGCACGGTGACAAGCTCCTGACGCATCGCCAGAATACGCGTACGCATGGCTTCCACTTCCGCCAGCCACGAGGCTTTTAAACCCGCATCACTCAACACTGCTGCTACCAGTTGCGCACCATAACTCGGCGGGCTGGAGTAGTTGCGGCGCACGGTCGCTTTTAACTGCCCCAGCACGCGGCCTGCGGCTTCGGTATCTTCACAGACCACAGAAAGCCCGCCGATGCGCTCGCCATACAGGGAGAAAATTTTAGAGAACGAGTTGCTGACCAGCGCGGGCAGCCCGGCGTGCGCAACCGCGCGGATGGCGTAAGCATCTTCTTCCATGCCCGCACCGAAACCTTGATACGCAATGTCGAGGAACGGGATCAGGTTACGCGCTTTCAGCACTTCCACCACCTGGTCCCACTGGTCGTTGGTCAGATCCGCGCCGGTCGGGTTATGACAGCAAGGATGCAACAGCACAATGCTCTGCTCCGCGAGGGTGTTCAGTTTTTCCAGAAACGCCGCGAAACGCACGCCGTTGGTGGTGGCGTCGTACCACGGGTAAGTGTTTACTTCGAAACCCGCGCCTTCAAAAATGGCGACATGGTTTTCCCAAGTGGGATCGCTTACCCAGACGCCGGAGTTGGGAAAGTAACGTTTCAGAAAATCGGCGCCGATTTTCAGTGCGCCTGAGCCGCCAAGCGTCTGGATGGTGGCCACGCGTTTTTGCGCCAGCACCGGGTGATCGGCACCAAACAGCAGCGGCGCGATGGTGTGAAGATAGCTGTTCAGCCCTTCCATTGGCAGATAGACCGATGCGCCGTGCTGCTGCGCATTAAGACGCGCTTCGGCTTCGGCAACCGCTTGCAGACGCGGAATAATCCCCTCTTCGTCGTAATAGAGCCCGATACTGAGGTTCACTTTGTCGCTGCGCGGATCTTCTTTGAAGCGCTCCATTAATGAGAGGATCGGGTCGCCGGCATAGGCGTCAACTTTCTGAAACACGCTTGTCTTCTCCAGGTTTACAGTAGGCAGGACCTCCACAATAAACTGGAAGCCGGGGAAGATCGAGAGGAGCAGCGCTTTCCCGCTCAGGAAAGCGCTAAGCATTAATCGATATAGCGAAGCGTCGCCCTTGATGTCAGGCGCGTAATAAGTTCGTAAGCACTCACATTTGTGGCTTGCGCGATGCGCTCGACGGGCAAACCTTCGCCCCACAGCACAACTTCATCGCCCGCTTTGTCCTGCGCATCGGGGCCGAGATCGACACAAATCATGTCCATGGCAACACGACCGACAATCGGCACTTCACGCCCGTTGACCAGCACCGGCGTACCGGACGGCGCAGCGCGCGGGTAGCCATCGCCATAGCCCATCGCCACCACGCCCAAACGAGTGTCGCGCGCGCTTTCCCACGTGCCGCCGTAACCCACCGGATCGCCCGCTTTATGCTCGCGTACGGCAATCAGTTGTGAGGTCAAAGTCATCACCGGCTGGAAGCCAAAATCCGTCCCCCAAGGTTTACTCTCGAGCGGCGAAACGCCGTACAAAATAATGCCGGGACGCACCCAGTCGAAATGGGATTGCGGCCACAGCAGTATTCCGCCCGACGCGGCAATCGACCGCAAGCCAGGCTTGCCATCGGTAAAGGTAGTGAAGAGATCGAGCTGGCGTTCTGTTGCGCCGCATTCCGGCTCATCAGCGCGGGCAAAGTGGCTGGCGATGTTCACCGGCTGGCGCACGTTTTTGCACTGTGACAAGCGGGTATAAAACGCTTGCGCTTCATGAGGATGCACGCCGAGGCGGTGCATGCCGGTGTCGAGTTTCATCCACACATTGACCGGCTCTGTTAGCGTGGCTGTTTCCAGTGCTTCGAGCTGTTCAATGCTGTGAATAACAGTATGGAGCCGGTGTTCAGCGACCAGGGGCAGATCGCTGGCGGCGAAGAAACCTTCCAGTAACAGGATCGGCTGCGTAATGCCGCCTGCGCGCAGTTGCAGGGCTTCTTCAAGACGGGAGACACCGAAAGCATCGGCATCGGGGAGCGTTCGCGCGGTCTCGAGAAGACCGTGTCCATAGGCGTTCGCTTTCACGACCGCAACCAGGCGGCTGGCGGGAGCCAGTTCGCGCAGGCGTTGCAGATTGTGTCGCAGAGCGCGGCGGTTAACTACTACGGTTGCCGCTTGCATTTAAATTCCTTTGTAAATCTGGCTTCAAAATCATTCGTGTTGCAGGAAGGCGACAAGCTCGTGAATCCCCGTGAGCTTAGTAAACTAAGTGACCGGGGTGAGCGAGCGCAGTCAACGCACCTGTAGCGCGAAGGATGAAGAAGATTTATTCGTCGTCATATTGTGGCCCCGCATAATTATCAAAACGCGACCACTGCCCGTTAAATGTCAGACGTACCGTCCCAATCGGGCCGTTACGCTGCTTACCAATAATGATTTCGGCGATGCCTTTTAAGTCACTGTTTTCGTGATAAACCTCATCACGGTAGATAAACATGATTAAGTCGGCATCCTGCTCGATAGAGCCGGATTCACGCAGATCGGAGTTGACCGGGCGTTTATCCGCGCGCTGTTCCAGCGAGCGGTTAAGCTGCGACAGCGCCACCACCGGCACCTGTAACTCTTTCGCCAGTGCCTTCAGCGAGCGGGAAATTTCCGCGATTTCCAGCGTACGGTTGTCCGACAGCGACGGCACGCGCATCAGTTGCAGGTAGTCGATCATGATAAGCCCGATCCCGCCGTGTTCGCGGGCGATACGTCGCGCGCGGGAACGCACTTCTGTCGGCGTCAGGCCGGACGAGTCATCGATATAGATGTTGCGTTTTTCCAGCAGAATGCCCATGGTGCCGGAAATGCGCGCCCAGTCTTCGTCATCCAGCTGGCCGGTACGAATGCGGGTCTGATCCACACGCGACAGCGACGCAAGCGAACGCATCATGATCTGCTCTGAGGGCATTTCAAGACTGAAGATAAGTACTGGCTTATCCTGTAGCATCGCCGCGTTTTCGACGAGGTTCATCGCAAATGTCGTTTTACCCATCGACGGACGAGCAGCGACGATGATCAAATCCGAAGGCTGCAAACCGGCGGTCTTTTTATTGAGGTCATCGTAGCCGGTATTCACGCCGGTCACGCCATCGTGCGGTTGCTGGAATAACAGCTCAATACGCGCCACGGTGGCTTCGAGGACATCGGCGATGTTTTTCGGGCCTTCATCTTTATTCGCGCGGCTTTCGGCAATCTTGAATACCCGCGACTCCGCCAAATCCAGCAGATCTTCGCTGGTGCGCCCTTGCGGATCAAAACCGGCGTTGGCGATTTCATTCGCCACGGAGATCATTTCGCGAACAACGGC
The nucleotide sequence above comes from Kosakonia sp. H02. Encoded proteins:
- a CDS encoding amino acid ABC transporter ATP-binding protein yields the protein MITLSSIDKRFDDNRVLRDINLTIEEGTVTTLIGPSGSGKSTLLRCINLLEIPQSGELTIGTERITFTPNGRIKGHDIRRISRQTGMVFQNFALFPHMTALDNITEGLVTVHKWDRNHARKRGEALLEKVGMLHKRHALPNTLSGGQQQRVAIARALAPSPAVLLCDEPTSALDPELSGEVVAVLRQLAQEGTTMIMATHDLRLAANIASQVVFLEAGEIVEAGSARQLFLDAKKPRTAEFIASLSTALPDIGANQ
- a CDS encoding amino acid ABC transporter substrate-binding protein, whose amino-acid sequence is MKALATLIIAGVMQLGFAHAALAQDDLAKIQSAGVLKIGTEGTYPPFTFHNASGKLEGFDVEIGQEVAKRLKVNAQFVEGKWDGLIAGIDAKRYDAVINQVGITPERQKKYDFSEPYIASKAVLIVNSKNSDITRFEDLKGKKSAHSLTSNFAQIARNYGAEIVPTDGFNQSVDLVVQGRADATINDNLSFLDFKKHKPDAPVKIVATQSDADKSGVLIRKGNPELKAAIDKALEEIKADGTYERISQKYFGADVSK
- a CDS encoding chorismate mutase, translated to MDYKLYTAVLILAAASVSATAAATADNSPGKLVNERLSWMKDVAGYKAQHHQAIEDLNQEKKVLESATADAESLGLKGESVKPFIQAQMDAAKAIQYRYRADWLAAPEPDWQPRPLPEARAQIGQLSDRILQSVAARLTSGQPLTEQDRETFMKAVQQKNLHEQDKQRIWETMKGIALKD
- the ssb1 gene encoding single-stranded DNA-binding protein SSB1 codes for the protein MASRGVNKVILVGNLGQDPEVRYMPSGGAVANITLATSESWRDKQTGETKEQTEWHRVVLFGKLAEVAGEYLRKGSQVYIEGQLRTRKWTDQSGQEKYTTEVVVNVGGTMQMLGGRQGGGAPAGGGQQQGGWGQPQQPQGGNNNQFSGGAQSRPQQQSAPAPSNEPPMDFDDDIPF
- the uvrA gene encoding excinuclease ABC subunit UvrA, with amino-acid sequence MDKIEVRGARTHNLKNINLVIPRDKLIVVTGLSGSGKSSLAFDTLYAEGQRRYVESLSAYARQFLSLMEKPDVDHIEGLSPAISIEQKSTSHNPRSTVGTITEIHDYLRLLYARVGEPRCPDHGVPLAAQTVSQMVDNVLSQPEGKRLMLLAPVIKERKGEHTKTLENLASQGYIRARIDGEVCDLSDPPSLELQKKHTIEVVIDRFKVRNDLAQRLAESFETALELSGGTAIVADMDEPDTEELLFSANFACPICGYSMRELEPRLFSFNNPAGACPTCDGLGVQQYFDPDRVIQNPELSLAGGAIRGWDRRNFYYFQMLKSLADHYKFDVEAPWESLNANVQKVILFGSGKESIEFKYMNDRGDTSVRRHPFEGVLHNMERRYKETESSAVREELAKFISNRPCATCEGTRLRREARHVFVEDTPLPTISDMSIGHAMDFFNNLKLSGQRAKIAEKVLKEIGDRLKFLVNVGLNYLTLSRSAETLSGGEAQRIRLASQIGAGLVGVMYVLDEPSIGLHQRDNERLLGTLVHLRNLGNTVIVVEHDEDAIRAADHVIDIGPGAGVHGGQVVAEGPLEAIMAVPESLTGQYMSGKRKIEVPKARVKADPQKVLKLTGARGNNLKDVTLTLPVGLFTCITGVSGSGKSTLINDTLFPIAQRQLNGATIAEPAPYREVHGLEHFDKVIDIDQSPIGRTPRSNPATYTGVFTPVRELFAGVPESRSRGYTPGRFSFNVRGGRCEACQGDGVIKVEMHFLPDIYVPCDQCKGKRYNRETLEIKYKGKTIHEVLDMTIEEAREFFDAVPALARKLQTLMDVGLTYIRLGQSATTLSGGEAQRVKLARELSKRGTGQTLYILDEPTTGLHFADIQQLLDVLHQLRDQGNTIVVIEHNLDVIKTADWIVDLGPEGGSGGGEILVSGTPETVAECEASHTARFLKPMLK
- a CDS encoding MmcQ/YjbR family DNA-binding protein, encoding MTISELLQYCMAKPGAEQSVHSDWKATQIKVADVLFAMVKEVEGRPAASLKTSPELAELLREQHKDVRPSRHLNKAHWSTVYLDGSLLDSQIYSLVDVSYQQAIELLPENVRQQLSV
- a CDS encoding secondary thiamine-phosphate synthase enzyme YjbQ, translating into MWHQQTLTLSEKSRGFHLVTDEVLGQIHALSGVKTGLLHLLLQHTSASLTLNENCDPTVRHDMERHFLNAVPDNAPYEHDYEGPDDMPSHIKSSTLGVSLLLPVQNGRVLLGTWQGIWLGEHRIHGGSRRIIATLQGE
- the aphA gene encoding acid phosphatase AphA, producing MRKLTRAFGAACLWMAISSVAVYASAPGPVSDGTNVAKLAEQAPIHWVSVAQIERSLLERPPMAVGFDIDDTVLFSSPGFWRGKKTWSPDSDDYLHNPAFWEKMNNGWDEFSIPKEVARQLIAMHVKRGDTLFFITGRSPTKTETVTKTLQDDFLIPAVNMTPVIFAGVKPGQNTKTQWLKAKQIRVFYGDSDSDISAARESEARPVRVLRASNSTYRPLPQAGALGEEVIVDSEY
- the tyrB gene encoding aromatic amino acid transaminase, with product MFQKVDAYAGDPILSLMERFKEDPRSDKVNLSIGLYYDEEGIIPRLQAVAEAEARLNAQQHGASVYLPMEGLNSYLHTIAPLLFGADHPVLAQKRVATIQTLGGSGALKIGADFLKRYFPNSGVWVSDPTWENHVAIFEGAGFEVNTYPWYDATTNGVRFAAFLEKLNTLAEQSIVLLHPCCHNPTGADLTNDQWDQVVEVLKARNLIPFLDIAYQGFGAGMEEDAYAIRAVAHAGLPALVSNSFSKIFSLYGERIGGLSVVCEDTEAAGRVLGQLKATVRRNYSSPPSYGAQLVAAVLSDAGLKASWLAEVEAMRTRILAMRQELVTVLKEAIPGGNFDYLIRQRGMFSYTGLSAAQVDRLREEFGIYLLSSGRMCVAGLNSRNVHRVAQAFAAVM
- the alr gene encoding alanine racemase; the encoded protein is MQAATVVVNRRALRHNLQRLRELAPASRLVAVVKANAYGHGLLETARTLPDADAFGVSRLEEALQLRAGGITQPILLLEGFFAASDLPLVAEHRLHTVIHSIEQLEALETATLTEPVNVWMKLDTGMHRLGVHPHEAQAFYTRLSQCKNVRQPVNIASHFARADEPECGATERQLDLFTTFTDGKPGLRSIAASGGILLWPQSHFDWVRPGIILYGVSPLESKPWGTDFGFQPVMTLTSQLIAVREHKAGDPVGYGGTWESARDTRLGVVAMGYGDGYPRAAPSGTPVLVNGREVPIVGRVAMDMICVDLGPDAQDKAGDEVVLWGEGLPVERIAQATNVSAYELITRLTSRATLRYID
- the dnaB gene encoding replicative DNA helicase; the protein is MAGNKPFNKQAEPRDQKLEGMKVPPHSIEAEQSVLGGLMLDNERWDDVAERVVSDDFYTRQHRHIFTEMHRLQEMGKPIDLITLAESLEQQGQLDICGGFAYLAELSKNTPSAANISAYADIVRERAVVREMISVANEIANAGFDPQGRTSEDLLDLAESRVFKIAESRANKDEGPKNIADVLEATVARIELLFQQPHDGVTGVNTGYDDLNKKTAGLQPSDLIIVAARPSMGKTTFAMNLVENAAMLQDKPVLIFSLEMPSEQIMMRSLASLSRVDQTRIRTGQLDDEDWARISGTMGILLEKRNIYIDDSSGLTPTEVRSRARRIAREHGGIGLIMIDYLQLMRVPSLSDNRTLEIAEISRSLKALAKELQVPVVALSQLNRSLEQRADKRPVNSDLRESGSIEQDADLIMFIYRDEVYHENSDLKGIAEIIIGKQRNGPIGTVRLTFNGQWSRFDNYAGPQYDDE